Proteins co-encoded in one Vicia villosa cultivar HV-30 ecotype Madison, WI unplaced genomic scaffold, Vvil1.0 ctg.000282F_1_1, whole genome shotgun sequence genomic window:
- the LOC131626287 gene encoding chalcone isomerase-like protein 2, producing the protein MASETVLVDEISYPAKITTTKPLSLLGHGITDMEIHFLQVKFYAIGVYLEPEVVSHLQQWKGKSAKELEDSDDFFDALISAPVEKVIRLVVIKEIKGAQYGVQIETAVRDRLAADDKYEDEEEEALEKAIEFFQSKYFKKNSVITYHFPASSSTAEIVVSLEGKEDSKYVVENANVAETIKKWYLAGSRAISPSTITSLATNLSAELSK; encoded by the exons A TGGCAAGTGAAACGGTTTTGGTTGATGAAATCTCTTACCCTGCCAAGATCACTACTACCAAGCCTCTTTCTCTCCTTGGTCATG GGATTACTGACATGGAGATCCATTTTCTCCAAGTGAAATTCTATGCAATTGGGGTTTATTTGGAACCTGAGGTAGTTAGCCATTTGCAACAGTGGAAAGGTAAATCTGCTAAGGAGTTGGAAGACAGTGATGACTTCTTTGATGCTCTCATATCTG CTCCTGTGGAGAAGGTAATTAGGCTTGTGGTGATTAAGGAGATTAAGGGTGCACAATATGGTGTTCAGATTGAGACTGCTGTGAGGGACCGTTTGGCCGCTGATGACAAATatgaggatgaagaagaagaagctttagAAAAAGCTATTGAATTTTTCCAGTCTAAGTACTTCAAGAAAAACTCAGTCATCACATATCATTTCCCTGCAAGTTCTTCAACTGCTGAG ATTGTGGTATCTTTGGAGGGGAAAGAAGATTCAAAGTATGTAGTAGAGAATGCCAATGTTGCAGAGACTATTAAGAAATGGTATCTTGCTGGCTCAAGGGCTATATCTCCTTCAACCATTACATCTTTGGCTACCAATCTCTCTGCAGAATTGTCCAAGTGA